GGAGATTGGCAGTCCAAAGGGCACAAACATGTCTCTGATTTCATAATATTCCTCCATGGACAGCATTTCTCTCTTCCAGGAAATATAAGCGGCCGCCACACAGCCAAGCGCCACACACTCCCCATGCAGCATTGCAAAGTTTTTATACTTCTCTATGGCGTGCCCGAGCGTGTGTCCAAAATTGAGCAGCGCACGCTCCCCCTGTTCCCTCGGGTCTCTTTCCACCACTCCTTTTTTGATCAGACAGCTCTCATAGATCATTTCCTCGACCACATCCATCTCCCGGTCATTGATCTGTGTAAAATGCCCGATCAGCCATTCATAATATGCCACATTTTTGATCAATCCATGCTTTAGAATTTCTGCCATACCGCTGGCATACTGTCTGTCGTCCAAACTTTTCAGCACCGACAGATTCATATATACAAGACGAGGCATATGAAACGCGCCCACCATGTTTTTATACTGGTCGAAATCCACCCCTGTCTTGCCGCCGATACTGCTGTCGACCTGTGAGAGCAAAGTCGTGGGGATCTGGATAAAATTAATGCCACGCAGATAAGTCGCCGCCGTATATCCGGTCAGATCACCGACTACTCCGCCGCCAAGCGCCAGAAGCAGATCTTTGCGATCAAATTTATGTTCGATCAGAAAACGGTATACATCCTGGACTGTATACAGATTCTTGGACGCTTCCCCCTCCGGAAATACAAACACATGAACTGCCTGACAATGCGGTCTCAACAGATCAAGCAACTCGTCCGCATATCGTTTTCCCACATTGGAATCTGTTACAATACAGAGTTTTCTGGAGGCAACGTCAAATACTTCCAGTTCTCCGGGAAGAGCCCGGAAATCATCTCTGATCACAATATCATAATTCACACCGGAAGGAACCGCCACCGTTATCCGTTTCATCTGTCTTCTCCTGTCTGTAAGTCTGTAAATTTCCCCTGCCCTTTGCGGAAAAAGAACTTCCTGTAATGTACAGGAAGCCCTATCATCTCTATGTATTTAAAAAGCCGGAACGTCAAACGTACCGTTGATAATATCCTGAAAATCGCCGGAAATATCCACACTTGCAGGCGTTACGATAAAAATGTAATGTGATATTTTCTGAAGATTCCCGCTGATCGCAAACGTCGAACCGGACGTAAAATCAATGATACGCTGGGCGATGTCCACATCCAGACCTTCCAGATTCAGCACGACCGTTCTGTTTGCAAGAAGAGTTTCCGTAATTTCCCGCGCATCTTCCACGGAAGTTGGCCGGATCACACATACTTCCATGCCATTTCCCATTATTTTTTTCGGAGACTGGCGCATTGGCGTTACTTTAGATGACACTTTCTTCGGCCGCTCTTCCTGTTCTTCTCTGAGCGTCTCTTTCATGGGAACTGATTTCTTTACAGGTTTTTCTTCCGGTTCATCATCATAATAATCATCATCATAGTAATCATCGTCGTCATCTTCGGTGAGTTTCATATAATTTAAAAACTTGTCCATAACTCCCATTGCAGTTATCTCCTTACTATTTGCCTATTCTTAATCATATGGTGGTCTGCACATAGTCTCTTTCTCCAAATATCCCGGTGCCCACACGAACATAAGTCGCACCTTCACCGACAGCCGCCTCATAATCCCCTGTCATTCCCATTGATAAAACATTCATACTCACATTATCAATGTTTTTCCGCATTATGTCAACAGATAATTGCCGCAGGGCCTGAAAATATTGACGATTTTCTTCCGGATCTTCCACATAGGGGGCGATCGTCATCAGACCTTTTATGGCAATTCCCGGGAGTACGGCAGCCTGACGGACAAGAGAAATCACTTCTTCTGAAGTGACCAGACCAAACTTTGTCTCTTCCTTTGCGACGTTGACTTCCAGCAAAATGGAAGTGATCACCTGTTTTTTTACGGACTCTCTGCTGATCTCCTCCGCGAGCCGGAGGGAATCCACACTGTGAATCAAAAACACTTTTCCGACAATGTATTTTACTTTATTTCTCTGCAAATGCCCGATCATATGCCAGTGAATATCTTTCGGCATACACTCGTATTTTTCTGTCAGTTCCTGTACTTTATTCTCCCCAAAGTCCCTGCATCCGCACGCGTACGCTTCCTGCAGCAGGGAGAGCGGCTTTGTCTTACTGACCGCGATCAGCGTCACTTCGCTTCTGTCCCGTCCTGCGTTTTCACACGCTCTGTCAATGTTCTTTTCCACCTTTGCGATATTATCAGCTATCATATGTCATACTCCTGTTTGTGTCTCCTGTTACTCGTTGATGATGTCGTGCTCCTCCACACTGGAAGCATCAAGCGCGATATAATCATACACACTCAGACCATAGGCAGTCCCTGACTCCACGATCGAATATTCCTCATTGTCATATAGAATATTGATCTGTTTGAAATCGGCATATCCTTTGTTAATGTTGTAAACCCCGATCAGTTTTCCCCGTTTGCTGACGGCATATTTGTCTGATGAATCAGGCTTTATGATGTAATCACCGATCCGCAGCACGGAATCATCCAGATAGTACTCTTTTTCCTCGTCATCGTAGTTATAGATCGGCGTCTCCACAAACTCCGTGCTCGCCTCTCCTTCCTCCGTATAAACTTCACGCAGGACGCCATCGGCCCCGTTGCTTCCTCCCTTTGTCACATAGTCGACAGGCACAAGAAAAAATTCTTTTTCCACGATAGCGGAATTGGGAATCTTCAGCCCTGTCTCATCCTCCGTGATCAATTCAATATCCACATACCGGTCCGTGCAAAAAGTCAGCATCGAATTATTGAACCGCAGTTCCGCATAGGTACCGTCCTCGTTGTGGTGAATAAAGACCTGCCCCCATGAAATATCCTGATTTTTCAGAAATTTCACCTGGACATATTCCGCTTTCTCCAGCTCCACCGCACGTTCCGGCGTGACCGGAATGACGATCGACCAGTTTTCACTGAGAGAAATCTTATAGGCCGGATCGCCCTTGTTGATCAGCTCGTTGTTGATCAAAGGGGTTTTTTCGTAATTCGTTGTATCAAAATCTGCTTCTTTTACCTGATCCGGAGTCAGTGACTCGTAACCGTCCGTGGAATAAATAATGATTCCCGTTTTTATCGCCCGGCAGGAATCAACCAGTCCTGCTCCGCTTGTATTTTTCAGGGCATCGATATTCTCCAGCATCCTGTAATTGGCCAGTTTCATGACCGTGCCCTGTACACTGTACTTAAAATCGTACACTTCTCCGAAGTTCCTCGGCGAAAATGTATTGGTAAATCCTAAAATTTCTGTCTTCAATTCACTCAGATCCGTATCGGAAAGAGAGTTTTCATCCGGGTCGCCGCCTCCCACCATCTGCAGAAGTTCTCCCGTCTCATCTATTGTGTATACAAGATCGCCTACCGCCACTCTGCCGCCTTCTCTTGCATAATAATTGATATAGCCTGAGTTAATACTGTCGATGATCTCTTCCTGACGGATCGCGATTCCCTGATAGACATTGTTTACGGAGAGAGAACCTGCTTTTACCTCATAACTGACGATATGACTGGAAGTAAAATATAAGAAGACACAGATCACAATATAGACAGAGATACAGCCAAATATGATCATGCCGAGATTGATATTCAAAGGCTTTCGATATTGTCTGATTTTTCCGGAGCGCCTGGCTGCCAAATTGATTCCACCTCGATTCCCGCAGCGGGGTATTGACTATGAAAAGCCTCTGTCTACTTTCGGCAGAGGCTTTTTCTTCAAGTATTGTTGACTTTATAATTTATATATTAAAGAGATACAATGATTTTGTCTCTTAAATGCTCGGGAATTTCCGATTCATCCAAGGAAATGTTGATCATAAAATCTACCTGGAACAAATTACTGATTTTTTCCAGTTTTTCAATCGCTGGTGTAACGTCCTGATCTTCCAGATGAGCGTTTACAAGAAAACTGTCCAGATACATCTGTTCCAGATCATGATCCTGCGAGATGATGCCGCAGAGAAAACCGATAAACTCATCACAGTCGTTGATCGGGTAGTCCGATACGTTGATCAGACGGATCTTATTGTTTAATTCATACATATTTTTGGAGTTCTTATCCAGATAAACAATATTTCCGGATGCAGCTTTCACTGCGCTATTCACTTTATCTAATAAATGTTTTGTCTTTCCCTTTCCCTTTTTGCCAACGATTAATTGAACCATTGCAATCCCTCCTAAAGTAAACTTGTTATGTCCATTATAAGTGATTAACTCTGAAAAAACAACCTTTTATTTATTGATTTCTGACAGCAGACCCGTCATGTTCTCGTAGAGAATGCCACGCTCCTTGCAATGCAATATCACTGAAATATAAGGGTTTCCGGACCCGTCTCTTGACAGCAGCACAAGACAATTCTGTGCCGCACTGGTCGTTCCGGTCTTTCCTCCAATCACTGTAACATTGTCAGGCGCCGTATAATTCCCCTGCAAATACTGATTCGTTGTCTTAAAGTCAAATGTTTTGGCATTTCCGCTGCGATCCGAATATGTTGTCGTATAGGTATCCAGACTGATGATCTCCGTAAAGAGTTCATACTTCATAGCTTCATTGAAAATCAGATACATATCATAAGCCGTCACATAATGATCTTCATCATGCAGTCCGTGCGGATTGACAAAATGACTGTTCGTGGCCCCAATCGCAAGTGCCTCTTCATTCATCATTCCTGCAAACCGCTCTACACTGCCGCCAATATGTTCTGCGATCGCCATGCCGGCATCGTTGGCCGAGTAGATCAAAAGTGCGTGCAACGCCTGTTCCATTGTAAGCGTATCTCCTGCCTTCAGGCCACAGAGCTGCGCGCCGCTCTCCGTAATGCCTGCGCTGATGGCACTGACCGTGATCACATCGTTCGGATCACCATATTTGAGCGCTACCAGCGCCGTCATCACCTTTGTGAGACTGGCCGGATACAGCCTTTCATGAATATTTTTCGCATAGAGAACATCAGCGTCATTCAGATCAAACAGACCGGCACTGTCGGCCTCCGACATATCTACGGAAGCGCCTTCCGTAACATCTGCGGAAGCGACACAGAGTTCCTCTGCAAACAGCTGCGCCTGCCCGGCCATCCCGTTTTCTGTAATCTGAAAGCTGCTGACCGTACTGCTCGAATCATATGTAAAGGCATACTGCTTTGCCCCACAGCCGGTCAAAATACAAGATACCGTCAGCATCGCAAAGACAGCCGCCACTCTCTTTTTATTTATAGATCTCACGCCACTCCATATCTCCTCTGTCAAGCGATTTCAACAGCAGCTCTGCGGAAGCAAGATTGGTCGCTATCGGGATATTGTGCATATCACACAGTCTGCACAGATCTCCGATATTCGGCTCGTGCGATTTGGGAGTCAGCGGATCTCTCAGAAAGATTACAAGATCAATCTGATTATTTTCTATCTGCGCACCAAGCTGCTGTGCACCACCCAGGTGCCCCGCCAGATGCTTATGGATATTCAGATTGGTAACTTCCTCTATGAGTCTTCCCGTTGTTCCCGTGGCATAGAGCTCATTTCTGGATAAAATCCCCCTGTAGGCAATGCAGAAATTCTGCATCAGTTTCTTTTTCGCATCATGTGCGATCAGCGCTATTTTCATTGTAAGTCCCTCACTTTTATGCTAGTATTTTTTCCTTGTAGTCGAACGTTTAGAACAAACCCCATACCTATAAACAGACTGACCAATGAAGTCAGTCCCGCACTGACAAACGGGAGCGGTATCCCCGTATTGGGCATAAGCCCTGTGGCAACAGCAATATTCATATAACTTTGAAAACCGATGATACTTCCCATTCCGCTGCAGATGATCATCCCGGCCGTGTCTTTCGATTTCCTGGCGATCATCACGCATTCCAGCGCGATCAGAAACAACAGAACGATCACCGTGCAGGAGCCGATAAATCCCAGCTCTTCCCCGATAATGGCAAAAATAAAATCTGTCTGTGGCTCGGAGATAAAATTACCGTTTTTCACCGAACCAATGATATTATTATTCAGTCCCTTGCCCCAGAGCTGCCCGGAGCCAATCGCCATGATCGAATTCGCCTGCTGATACCCTTCCGCATTGACGTACTCTGCCGGGTGCAGCCACGCGAGAATACGTGTCTGCTGATATTCCTTAATCAGTTTCTGATCCGGCTGCAGAACAATCATCAGAAAAATAACGATGGAAGGCACGACAACTGCCAGCACCCCTGCTATGATCCGATAATCCAGCCCACCGACAAACAGAACGATGCAGAAAATGATCACGACCATTATACTTGTCGACAGATCCGGCTGCTTGTAAATCAGGAGCAATGGCGGAAAAAGCAGCGCCACAGTCTTCACCAGCCCACGAAAAGAATTTAACCGTTCCCCTTGTTTCATAATAAACTGTGCGTAAAACAAAATCAACAAAATTTTTGCAAGCTCTGAAGGCTGGAAGCGGATTCCCAGGATCGTAAACCACCGCTGCGCCCCGCCTGCTTTGTATCCCATCACTTCCACAAGTAAAAGCAGGACTACGTTCATAATGTAAAAGATCCAATAAAGATTGAGCAGAGCCGAATAATCAAACAACGAGATGACGATCATCAGAAATACGCCCAGAACAAGCCCCATAATCTGCTTGTCCTGAACGGATTTCTGTGCGCTTCCGATCGCCAGTATCCCGATCACGGAAATGGCGATCAGCATAATGACCAGTTTAAAATCATAATCTCTGATGCGATACCTTTTTAACATAGACTGCTCCGCTTCTGCCTTTCACTCTAGTGTTTTAAATCCAAAATAGGAATGTTGGCGTAAAGGATCGGACTTTTGACAATTCTTCCCCTTGCTGCCTCCTTTGTGATCTGTATCTCCATACTTTTTGCATCGATCTTCATATATTTGGATATTACTCTTGCAATATCCGTTTTGATCATGTCCATCATTTCCGGCGAACAGTTGATCCTGTCCGAGATCAGCAAGATCTTCAATCTGTCCTTTGCCAGCTCTCCCGACGATTTTTTATGGAAAATATGTAATAACTTCATACCCTGCCCCTCCCTAATTTCTGTGAAAGATTCCACTGACTTTTGTCCAGAAAGAAATCCGTTTTTCAAAGTTCATGAAAGGGACTTCCTGTCCGAGCACCCGGTGACAAAGATTCTGGTATGCCCGTCCCGCAAGAGTGGCATTACCGACCAGCGGTTCGCCCTGATTGGCGGCAATCACGACATTTTCGTCATCGGGCACGATCCCGATCAGTGGAATGGCAAGGATATCCGAGACATCGCTGACGGACATCATATCTCCCCGTCTCACCATATCAATTTTCAGTTTGTTGATGACCAGATCAATCTTTTCGATCTCATTGGCGGCGAGAAGTCCGATGATCCTGTCGGCATCACGGATAGACGAAACTTCCGGAGTCGTGATCACAAGCGCTCTGTCGGCACCGGCAATGGCATTTTGAAACCCCTGCTCGATCCCTGCCGGACAATCGAGAATGATATAATCAAACTGTTCCCGCAGCGTATGGATCATCCGAATCATCTGGGGCGGTGTCACCGCAGATTTATCCCGTGTCTGCGCAGAGGGCATCAGATACAGTCCAGGGTAACGCTTATCTTTGATGAGCGCCTGTTTGACCCTGCATTTTCCTTCCACAACATCCACAAGATTGTATACAATCCGGTTTTCCAATCCCATGACGACATCCAGGTTCCTCAGACCGATGTCCGTATCGATCAGCACTACCTTATTTCCCATTGCAGCAAGACCTGTTCCCAAGTTTGCGGTCGTAGTGGTCTTTCCTACGCCGCCTTTCCCTGACGTAATGACAATTACTTCGCTCATAATGAGTACCTCCTGGAAATTAATTGTCCCCTAAATTTACGTCCGTGCATCCGGTCAGATGGGAAGCATATTTAGTAATTCTTTTGTAATTGGCTCTACAACAATCTTTCCTTCCTTTTCATATGCAATCTTCGGTTGTACTTTCGGCCGGATAGGCCATCTGCCCGGCTTTTTCGTAGTATCATATTTCACATTACCGATTTTCAGCTTTTCCGGGGACATTTCCAGCGCTACGACAAAATGTCCTTCTTCGCCATCTGCTCCCGCATAAGCCTGCCCGTAAAGGCCGCCGATAATGATAATATCTCTTTTCGCTGCGATCGAGGAACCGGGATAGACGTCTCCGATGATGATCACACTGGACTCTATCTCCAATACCTGCCCGTTCTTCAGGCATCCTCTGTAAAACTGCCCTTCATTTTGTTCTCTCTGGTCCATCTGATGAATGGCCTTAACATATGTCTGATTTTTTTCTTCATCCTTGCCTACGACACAGACGATCTGCAGACGGCAGTTTGACGCGATCTGCTCTACAAGCTGCTTTTCTTCCTCTTCAGTTAATGTTCTCCCTTCAAAGGAAACCGCCATCCGCGCATCCTTAAAGAACGCTGCGGACTCTCTGAACTTCATCCCCACCTCTTCCAGAAGAGCTGAAAATGCAAGGGTATTATCCAAATATACGGCGATTCCGTTTTGAAAGCTCTTGATAATGACTGGACTGCTCATCCTTTCCCTCTTTCCTGAAGTTTTAGTCTCCTGCCGTACCTACGGCTTCCGGTCTGATCGCACTTCCCGTGAGAATATTCTCCTCCTCGTCAGGATCAAAGTAATACCGGAACACATCTCTGGAAATTTCTGCCGCATAAGCAGAATTATATCCATTCGCCACACGGGTCGCGATAGCGATCTGTGGATTCTCATAGGGGGCAAACCCCACAAACAAAGCATGGTTGGCACGATTTTTGTTTTCCTGTGCCGTACCTGTCTTTCCCGCCACATTGACAGGCATATCACTGTAATAGGACATTCTCTCAACGACCCGGCGCATACCGAGATGAACAGCATCCCATTCATAAGACGGAAGCTCGATCTGATTGCGTATCTCAGGTGTATAATCCTCCAGAACATTGCCTTCATTGTCTGTCAGCTTGTCCAGAAGGCTGAGATTATAACAGGTGCCGCTGTTAGCAACTGTTGTCACATAGCGGGCAAGGCCTACTGTCGTCAGGTTGTGCGTACCCTGTCCGATCGCGGACCGGACAGCATCAAAGTCGGACAGCTCCGGCTCAGACTCTGAGATTTCGATACCGGAAGTCTCGGAAAGCCCGAACATATCCGCATATTTATAAAGAGTCTCCAATCCTCTGTCACTGTCGTACAGGCCGTTTTTGCTTCCGAGCCGATAGCTCAGCTCATAGAAAAAGCTGTTGCAGGAATTTTCGATACTGCCTGTCACATCCAACAGGCCGTGGCTTCCGCCGCTCGTGACAATCCAGCATCTGGGCGGCGGCGTGATCTTGTCAAACGGACCATAGCAGCCGATCTTTTCATTGATACCGATCACTCCTTCCTCCAAACCGGCAACGGCAGACACCATCTTAAAAGTGGAACCCGGCGCGCTCTTTTGCTGTGTGGCGTAATTCCACATCGGCCTGGACAGATCATTCTGAAGCTGGTTATAATAATCGGAATCAATCGCATTGGCCAGGCGGTTCGTGTCATAGCCCGGATAGGTGACAAGTGCAAGTACCTCACCGCTGTTTACATCTGTGACGACGCAGGAACCGGAACATGGATCAAGCGCCAGCTGCGCCGGTGTAATATCGAGATTTTCGATCCGGTTGACCATAAACCCATAGGCAGAAATCCGTCCCGATGCAAGCCCTTCCTCTTCGCCCTCCGACACTTCCACAATATCCTGTTCGATCAGTAGCTTACAGATCTGATTTCCTGTCAGCATATCATTTTCGATCATATAACGGTACAGCTTTTTCGAAAACTCCGTATTGCTGTCAAGTCCCTCGAAGATCGTCTGGATCAGTTGTTCGTAAATCTCTTCCGAGGAAGCATATTTATTTTCTAACCCGACTTTCGTCACATCGATCCAGTTCATGGCGATCGCATAATTCAAATACTCCGCAAGGCTGATGCTCTCGTCGTTCCTCCATGCCTGATAAGTTTCATCCGATGTATCGATCTCGCTCTCCCGGAGGATTCCCTTACTCTCTGAGGCGAGCATGGTGACAATATAGCTCTCATAAACCTGGTATTCTTCCGCAAGCTCCTTGTAAGGCGTGCGTTTCTCCGTCAGCTCCGCGTACAGCTCGTTAAAAATGGCTTCTTTTCTGTTCAGAAACGCCTGATATACTTCCTGTTCCACAGGCTGCGCCGTATTTTTTTCAAAATGTGAAATATCAATGATATTATTGTTGATCAGCGCATAGTATACATCGTAGATAGAGATACGGACACCCGCAGAGGATCTCGCCTGCCCCGGCCTTGTGTTGTCCAGTTTGGATACAAGAATACCGGCGATCTTCTGCTCCAGGATATTGTAGACCGCTTTTTGCAGCTCCTTGTCAATCGTCAGATACAGATCGTTGCCCGCCGTCGGCTCCGTGCGCTCGGTAATCTCAATCACTTTGCCAAGATTATCGACATACATGATTTCCGAACCTTTTTTACCCTGCAGCTTTGTCTCCATAACCTGCTCGATCCCTGCTTTGCCAATCGTATCGGTAGCCGCATACGTATTGTTTTCCAGCGACAGTTCCGCCAGCTCATCCTGAGAGATCTTTCCCGTATAACCGAGAAGATGCGAAAAATATACGCTGTCCACATATTTTCTGACCGTATCTTCCGCGATCGCCACCCCTTCCAGAACGTCACTGTTCTCCATGACAACCGCCACCGTCTTCTCGTTCACGTCGGAAGCAACCGTCGTGGCAATATATTTCTGATAACTGTTGGCGCTCATCGCAAAGCGGATATTGATGATCTTGAGTACCTCTTCCTTACTGTAACCTTCCCCGGGCACAAAACTCTTTTTGTCATCGGGGTCTGCATACTCTCCGATCGCATACCGCTTCGTGCCTGCCAGATAATCGATGACTTCATCCGGCGTGGCTGATTTTTCACTGTAGATCAGTTTATCTGTCGTATCGCGGCCATAAATATCTGCGAGAAACCGGTCTTTCTGCTTTCCTTCCACCGTAAATTGAAAATTGTTGTCCTGATCGAGGACGATATTGAAATCGTTGATCAGCTTGTCGCCATTTTTCTCTATGATCCGGATCAGTGTAATGATCGTCTCATTCAATTTTTTATTCTTATCATTTCCCGGCTCAAAAACATCCTCGATCGTTACATTGTAGGCAAGCTCATTATATGCCAGAAGTTCTCCGTTTCTGTCATAAATGTTTCCGCGTGTACTTGCGATAGAACGCTCCTTGCGTATTTTTAACTTAAAATTATCTAAATACTCCTGTCCATTCACAATCTGCAGGGAAAATGTCCGATGCAAAAGTGTGCCGCAGAGTACAGTAAAACATATGCTCAAAACAAAAGTCCGGGACGTAATCATACCGATAAGCCGGTCTTTCAGACTGTCAAACAAATTTTTTCGCACTCCTTTTTTCGCGTTCTGTCAGTTTTTGGTCGATACGAAGGATGACCGGATACATAATCAGTGAAATGCCTACCGTATATACAACCTCCGGCAAGATAATATAGATAAAATAATATCCGATCTGGAAACGGCTTCTGAGCAGAAAAAGCAGAGAATAGCATAAGATATTGTAAGCCAGATCGCTGGCAGCGATCAGACAGAGTGGCAGCTTGATGTCTTCCGGAAAGAATATTTTGCGAAAATTGCCGTTTATGTATCCAATATACATATAGATCAGAGCATAGAAACCGATCGCTTCCCCAAAAAAGATGTCGAGAAGCAGCCCCGATAAAAAACCGGTCATCAGACCGTTCTTTCTTCCTCCCATAAATCCGTAGGAAGATGTGAGTATGATGAGCAGATTGGGTATAATCCCGCCAAATGACAGAGCATGAAAAACGGTGCACTGGAGCAGGAAACAGACAAGAATCCATACTCCGATCAGAATTTTCCGTTTCATACGCTCCCCCTTTCCTACTCTTCCGGCTGTTGTTTTTTCTGGAGAATGACAAGCACTTCTTCCAGATGCTGGAAATCCACCGCCGGTGTGGCATAGCCTGATTTCGTCAGGTTGTTGGAATCCATCTCCATGGAACTGATATAACCGATCAGTATCCCTGAGAGATATTTGTCACTGATATTGGAGGTGACGATCTTGTCTCCCTCCACGACCTGATTGTCGCTGTCCACAAGCTGTTCGAAGCGGATCAGCCCCTGACTCATTAACTCCAGATCGCCGGATACGATCAGATTGTCCGATGTCGAGAGCACCATGCCGCTCACATTCGAATTATCGTTGATAATAGACGTAACTTTCGCCCAGTTTTTACCTACCGTGTCGATCCTTCCCACAAGACCATTGCCGGCCATCACATTCATATCGACTTCCAGTCCGTCGTCCGTTCCTTTGTTGATCGTAAACGAATGAAACCAGTTGCCGCCATCCCAGGCGATGATCCGGGCGCCGACCTTATCATACTGCTCATATTCATCATCCAGCTGATACAGCTCTCTTAAATTGTTCAGTTCATATTTCTCCTGCTGAAGAATCGTATTCTCGATTGTGAGCTGGTCCACCTGCTCTTTGAGCTGCTGGTTTTCCTCGATCAGATCACGAATCTGCGCCAGTTCATCCGATTTGTCTGACAACCATGTTCCTACTTCCGTGATGCCGTTTTGAAAAGGCACCGTCACATAGCCGACAAACACACCCAGGGAACCGTTAAAAATATCGGTCGTAAAGGTGATCGCCATCATACAGATGCACAAAATAGTAATGATTAGAAGAAGGTACTTACTCGGCAGAGTGAATTTTTCCC
The sequence above is a segment of the Lachnospiraceae bacterium JLR.KK008 genome. Coding sequences within it:
- the minE gene encoding cell division topological specificity factor MinE, whose translation is MKLLHIFHKKSSGELAKDRLKILLISDRINCSPEMMDMIKTDIARVISKYMKIDAKSMEIQITKEAARGRIVKSPILYANIPILDLKH
- a CDS encoding methylglyoxal synthase, with protein sequence MKIALIAHDAKKKLMQNFCIAYRGILSRNELYATGTTGRLIEEVTNLNIHKHLAGHLGGAQQLGAQIENNQIDLVIFLRDPLTPKSHEPNIGDLCRLCDMHNIPIATNLASAELLLKSLDRGDMEWREIYK
- a CDS encoding FtsW/RodA/SpoVE family cell cycle protein gives rise to the protein MLKRYRIRDYDFKLVIMLIAISVIGILAIGSAQKSVQDKQIMGLVLGVFLMIVISLFDYSALLNLYWIFYIMNVVLLLLVEVMGYKAGGAQRWFTILGIRFQPSELAKILLILFYAQFIMKQGERLNSFRGLVKTVALLFPPLLLIYKQPDLSTSIMVVIIFCIVLFVGGLDYRIIAGVLAVVVPSIVIFLMIVLQPDQKLIKEYQQTRILAWLHPAEYVNAEGYQQANSIMAIGSGQLWGKGLNNNIIGSVKNGNFISEPQTDFIFAIIGEELGFIGSCTVIVLLFLIALECVMIARKSKDTAGMIICSGMGSIIGFQSYMNIAVATGLMPNTGIPLPFVSAGLTSLVSLFIGMGFVLNVRLQGKNTSIKVRDLQ
- a CDS encoding HlyD family efflux transporter periplasmic adaptor subunit; amino-acid sequence: MAARRSGKIRQYRKPLNINLGMIIFGCISVYIVICVFLYFTSSHIVSYEVKAGSLSVNNVYQGIAIRQEEIIDSINSGYINYYAREGGRVAVGDLVYTIDETGELLQMVGGGDPDENSLSDTDLSELKTEILGFTNTFSPRNFGEVYDFKYSVQGTVMKLANYRMLENIDALKNTSGAGLVDSCRAIKTGIIIYSTDGYESLTPDQVKEADFDTTNYEKTPLINNELINKGDPAYKISLSENWSIVIPVTPERAVELEKAEYVQVKFLKNQDISWGQVFIHHNEDGTYAELRFNNSMLTFCTDRYVDIELITEDETGLKIPNSAIVEKEFFLVPVDYVTKGGSNGADGVLREVYTEEGEASTEFVETPIYNYDDEEKEYYLDDSVLRIGDYIIKPDSSDKYAVSKRGKLIGVYNINKGYADFKQINILYDNEEYSIVESGTAYGLSVYDYIALDASSVEEHDIINE
- a CDS encoding YggS family pyridoxal phosphate-dependent enzyme — encoded protein: MIADNIAKVEKNIDRACENAGRDRSEVTLIAVSKTKPLSLLQEAYACGCRDFGENKVQELTEKYECMPKDIHWHMIGHLQRNKVKYIVGKVFLIHSVDSLRLAEEISRESVKKQVITSILLEVNVAKEETKFGLVTSEEVISLVRQAAVLPGIAIKGLMTIAPYVEDPEENRQYFQALRQLSVDIMRKNIDNVSMNVLSMGMTGDYEAAVGEGATYVRVGTGIFGERDYVQTTI
- a CDS encoding D-alanyl-D-alanine carboxypeptidase, with translation MRSINKKRVAAVFAMLTVSCILTGCGAKQYAFTYDSSSTVSSFQITENGMAGQAQLFAEELCVASADVTEGASVDMSEADSAGLFDLNDADVLYAKNIHERLYPASLTKVMTALVALKYGDPNDVITVSAISAGITESGAQLCGLKAGDTLTMEQALHALLIYSANDAGMAIAEHIGGSVERFAGMMNEEALAIGATNSHFVNPHGLHDEDHYVTAYDMYLIFNEAMKYELFTEIISLDTYTTTYSDRSGNAKTFDFKTTNQYLQGNYTAPDNVTVIGGKTGTTSAAQNCLVLLSRDGSGNPYISVILHCKERGILYENMTGLLSEINK
- the aroB gene encoding 3-dehydroquinate synthase — protein: MKRITVAVPSGVNYDIVIRDDFRALPGELEVFDVASRKLCIVTDSNVGKRYADELLDLLRPHCQAVHVFVFPEGEASKNLYTVQDVYRFLIEHKFDRKDLLLALGGGVVGDLTGYTAATYLRGINFIQIPTTLLSQVDSSIGGKTGVDFDQYKNMVGAFHMPRLVYMNLSVLKSLDDRQYASGMAEILKHGLIKNVAYYEWLIGHFTQINDREMDVVEEMIYESCLIKKGVVERDPREQGERALLNFGHTLGHAIEKYKNFAMLHGECVALGCVAAAYISWKREMLSMEEYYEIRDMFVPFGLPISFEDVDLTQVLAFTKSDKKMEQGKIKFILLQKTGRAVIDNTVTEEEMLAALREINYSGEEEE
- a CDS encoding twitching motility protein PilT, producing MVQLIVGKKGKGKTKHLLDKVNSAVKAASGNIVYLDKNSKNMYELNNKIRLINVSDYPINDCDEFIGFLCGIISQDHDLEQMYLDSFLVNAHLEDQDVTPAIEKLEKISNLFQVDFMINISLDESEIPEHLRDKIIVSL
- a CDS encoding cell division protein SepF, which translates into the protein MGVMDKFLNYMKLTEDDDDDYYDDDYYDDEPEEKPVKKSVPMKETLREEQEERPKKVSSKVTPMRQSPKKIMGNGMEVCVIRPTSVEDAREITETLLANRTVVLNLEGLDVDIAQRIIDFTSGSTFAISGNLQKISHYIFIVTPASVDISGDFQDIINGTFDVPAF